In Chitinophagaceae bacterium C216, the genomic stretch CCAGGGCAATAAAAAATCATAAACCCGCCGCCCCCTGCACCACTTATTTTCCCTCCGGTCGCTCCTGCACTTTTAGCAGCATAGTAAATATCATCGATAAGCTGGTTATTTATTCCAGATGCCATTCGTCTTTTTTGTTCAAAACCGATGTCAAGAATATGGCCTATCTGTTCGAGCTGTCCTTTGAGCAATGCTTCCTTCATCAACTGAGCTTGTTCTTTTAATTGATGCATCGCTTCGATGGAGCTTTGATTTCTTTTGACTACATTTTGACTTTGCTCCTCTATAATCTTCGCCGATTCTCTACTGGTAGAGGTGTAATAAAGTAGTAAATTATTTTCTAATTCGTCCAAATAGCGTTGACGGATGCGCAAGGGGTTGACAATAACTTTGTCATCACTGTAAAACTCCATAAAGTTTACGCCTCCAAACGTTGCGGCATATTGGTCTTGGCGTCCTCCGGCTAATTGAAGGTCTTTTCTTTCGATATCATAAGCATAATGGGCGATGTCGTATTCTCCCAATGGTAGTTGTAGCATTTCTGCAAAAGCGCCCACGATTGCCACTACAAGTGTGGAAGAGGTGCCTAGGCCTGAGCCGGCTGGTGCATCTACATAGGTGCTCAGCTTGATACCTTTTTTCTCAAACGGGTAGTCTTTCTGAATTCGGTTGTATACGCCTTTTAATAGATCCAAATGTCCGTTTAAAGGGAGCATGGTAGCCCACTCGAATATTTCTTTTTCATCTCGGTCAAATGCTTCCAGAATTATTTTGTGTTCTTCAATCTCTTCAATGGTGGCGTAAGCATTCAAAGATATGGTGGCATTGAGAATAGCGCCTCCAAACTCATCGCAGTACGGGCTTACATCGGTACCGCCTCCGGCCAAACCAATTCTGAGAGGTGCTTTACTTCTATGTATCATACTGATATTTCAAATCGTTTAGTATATGTTTAATAAGAATATTTATACTTTGGAGATAATGGCTTCTGCTATATTCCCCCAACCGTATTTTTGTTTTTCATTTTGAAGATGAGGGATAAAATGTTTTTCTCCCAATTCATAAAACCGACGGATACCCTCTGCGATGGACTGTGGTTCCGGTTGAACGATTAATCCACATTTTTCATGAGGCACTAAGTCCGGCAATCCGCCTACATTGGTTACAACCATCGGTTTTTCGAAAAAGTATGCCAAAGGGGTTACACCGCTTTGAGTAGCATTTTTGTAGGGTTGTACCAACACATCTGCAGCACACAAATAATACTTTACTTCACTGTCTGCAATAAAGTTGGATTTTAATATTACGATATCCTGAATTTGCAATTCTTGGATTAAATCAGAGTAAGGTTTTTCATCTTCGTAAAATTCCCCGGCTATTAAAAGTTTGAGATTAGGAATTTGGTTTTTTAGCAGGGCAATGGCATTTAATAATAAATCCAGTCCCTTATATTTCCTTATAAATCCGAAGAATAAAACAATATTAGCCTCTTGGGGTAAATTTAGGTGTAGTCGGGCTGTCTCTTTAGAAATGATAGCTCCGAAATTATCATATAAAGGATGTTGCACCAATGCAGCAGGAGCTTGAGTAGTAAAAGTTCTGAGATCCTTCATTACCTTTTCACTCATGGTAATGAAGCCATCCACAGGTTTAATAAAATATTTCGTAAAGGCAGTATCGCCAGGTCTCTTTTCATGGGGTATGATATTATCGGCAATGCATACGATTTTAGCTTGGCCACTTTTTTTAGCTGATCTTAAAATAGTACCCAGTGCAGGTCCCATAAATGGCAGCCAATAACGCACCACAATAATATCGGCATTTTCTTTTTGTAACTGCCGTCCTACTTTCAGCCAGTTTAGTGGATTTATGGAGTTGATAACTGTTTTAATCGGAATGCCTTCCGGAGCCGGTTCATCCGAATATTGCGTCTTACCGGGGAATAGCAGAGACGGATATTGCAGGCTAAATGAATAAATAGTACAATCATGACCCATTGCAATAAATTCTTTTGCAAGTCGATGATTAAATGTTGCCAATCCTCCGCGTAAAGGATGCGCCGGGCCTATGATAATGATTTTAGCCATATATAGGGCAAATATAAATGATAGTTGTAAGGTATACATATCTGCTATTTTTAGTGGAAAAGATTGTGATAAAATAAGTTCTGAAGGTCGCTTCTCGCCAACTTATTAACTAATCATTTACATTTGCTGTATGAGGCGTAGTTATGAAGATACTTACAGGCACAAGGGATTAAGAAAAAAACTTGTTGAGGGTATCCGGAGCAAGGGTATTAAGGATGAAAATGTGCTCAACGCCATCAATACGGTACCTCGACATTTTTTTCTGGACTCAGCATTTGATGATGTGGCTTATGTAGACAAGGCTTTTCCTATTGGCGAAGGACAAACCATTTCTCAGCCTTATACTGTTGCGTACCAGTCGGCGTTATTGGAAGTGAAAAAAGGAGAGAAAGTATTGGAGATCGGTACGGGCAGCGCTTATCAGGCGGTGATATTGGCTGTGTTGGGCGCGATGGTATATACTATTGAGCGGCAGAAGAAGTTATATGATGAAAACAAAAAGTTTACTTATCTCAAACAATTTCCTACAATAAAGTTTTTTTATGGCGACGGCTATGAAGGCCTCAAAGCCTACGCCCCCTTCGATAAGATTATCATTACGGCCGCCGCACCGGAAATTCCTCCAAAACTTCTGGAGCAGCTGAAGGTAGGAGGGAAAATGGTTATACCTGTGGATATTGGTAACGTGCAGCAAATGCGTCGTATTACAAAACTGGAGGATGGTATCGATATCGAGTATTTTGACAACTTCTCATTTGTTCCCATGTTGCAAGGTCGAAATTCATAAATACTACCCATGAAAGGCGCGCTACGGATTTTTTTTACCGGAATGTTGGTGAGTTTTTTGGGTAGTCTACCATTGGGTACGCTCAACATTGCCGCTATGCAAATTGCCATTGCAGAGTCGGTGCGAAACGCGTTACTTTTTTCATTGGGTTCATTGACTGCAGAAATGATATATGTGCGTCTCTCGTTGGTAGCCATGGACTGGATTCGGAGGCAGGAAAAAATTTTTAAACTTTTCGACTGGCTGGCACTGCTTATTATTATAGCCCTAGCAGTAAGTAGTTTTATAGCGGCATCACATCCTCATGAAAACAGGAATGTTATCCTAAATAATAATTTACCGTCTTTCCTTTTGGGGTTAGCTATGAGTGCGGTTAATCCCATGCAAATTCCTTTTTGGTTTGGTTGGAGTACGGTATTATTTGCCAAGAAAATTCTATTGCCTGTAAAGGTTCATTATAATTTTTACACTATTGGCATCGGAATAGGTACACTATTGGGTAATTGTGTTTTTATATTTGGCGGAAGGCTGATTGCATCTAAAATTCAGAACAATCAGTCTGTTGTTAACTATGCCATTGCTGGAATCTTTGTGCTTACAGCACTAATTCAAATATGGCGGATGGTGGTAAAAAAGAAAGACTTCAGTAAACAGCTACATGAAGCTGAACAAAAAAAACAATAGCGGTTTAGCTTTCTGCCATCCATTTACTACGGTCTTCGGGACTAAATTTCCAAGGTGCAAAATTGTTTTCGATATTGCTAAACATGGCATTCCATTCCTGTGGAGCATTACTTTCTTCCATGATCAACTGACGACGTAATTGCAGAATAATGTCCAGAGGATTGATGCTAACCGGACATTCTTGTACACAAGCATTGCAGGTGGTGCAGGCACGCAACTCTTCTACGGTGATATAATTATGCAACAGGCTTTTACCATCACCGTTCCAGGCTTCGTCTTTAGATTTTTGTTGGATGATTTCTTCGGCCCGGTCGCGTGTATCCATCATAATCTTACGTGGCGAAAGCTTTTTGCCGGTAATATTGGCAGGACAAGCGGCAGTACATCTTCCGCATTCGGTACAGGAATAGGCGTCTAGAATATTTTTCCACGAAAGATCGGTTACATCTTTAGCTCCAAAACGTGTAGGTGGAGTCGCATCCGTAGGAGCCAATTCGGGCTGCATGGCATATAATACTTCCTGCTGCACCTGTGGCATATTCTCCATCTTTCCCAAAGGAGTAAGTCGCGCATAATAAGCATTGGGGAATGCCAGAATAATATGTAAATGCTTAGAATAAGGCAGATAGTTAAGAAATGCAAATATGCCGATGATATGCAGCCACCAACAAGTTCTTTCTACTCCAATAAGCTGGGAATTGCTCATGCTTTGTAATAACGGATGTAGCCATTGAGAAATTATGAAGTTGCCGGTATTGGCTTCGGTATAATGACTGATACCTCTTTGTTGCAAAAGGGTATCGCCACTGTTCATGGTGAGGAACAGCAGCATCAATATAATTTCGGTAAACAATATGTAGTTGGCATCACTACGAGGCCAGCCGTCCAGTTCTTTGCTGATGAAGCGCTGTAGTTTGATAATATTTCTTCTGATAAGAAATATTGCACAGGCAACAATAACCAGCAATGCCAGTACTTCGAAGGCATTAATCAAAAAAAGATATAAAGTCCCTAAACTGTTAGCAAATAATCTATGCGTGCCTAACAGTCCGTCTAAAATAATTTCTAGTATTTCTATATTGATAATAATAAATCCGGCGTATACCAGAAAGTGCAATACTCCCACTAGCGGGTTGCGGAACATTTTTTTCTGTCCGAAAGCCAAGAGCAGCACATTACGCCAACGTTGCGCTTTATTGTCGGCGATCTCTTCCTCAACACCAAGCTGGATAGCTTTTCTTATTTGTCGGATTTTTTTAGTGAAAAGGGTGACCGCTGTAACGACAAGCAGGAGGAATAATATTTGTTGCAGAATATGCATACAGTTTGGATTATAATTGCTAATTTACGTTATGTAAGCGAGTATTAATATTTTTGTTGATTTAAGTTAGGATTTAAATGTCCAAGGAAACATGGCTAAAGAGAAAAAATATATTTTAAGTAGCGACATTGTGAACCGGAAGTTGAGCCGGCTGGCACTGGAGATAATTGAGGGCAATATGGGGGAGAAGGAGCTTGTTTTTGTGGGAATAGAATCCACGGGTGTTATTCTTGCAAAACGGCTGCAACAACTGGTGGAGGCTCAATCTGTTTTAAAGGTAGAGCTCCTAACAATGTCGATGAATAAGCAAAAGCCGGAGGAAATTGTATTAAGCAAAGAATTGAATTTTGATAATAAAGTTATTGTTATCATTGATGATGTTACCAATACCGGCAAAACATTGCTATATGCGATGAAGCCTTTTCTAAGATTTCATCCACGTGCCATACAGACATTGGTATTAGTAGAAAGAAGCTATACCCAGTTCCCCATTAGAGCCAATTATAAAGGGTATTCCCTTGCTACTACCTTTCAGGAGCATATTACAGTAGAAGTAGAAGGCGATAATATTACGGGTGTATATCTGTCTTAATTAGTGATCTGTAGAATCTTTTTTCCACAAATTAGGTATGTCATTGGGTGCAGGAGTTCTGTGCTTGCGTGCATTGGGCATCTGTTCGCGATAAGCGGGCAAGATGCAGGGCATGTTATCCTGTTTTAGGCGTCCTACCTTTCCATATTTGTAGGTATACTTATGCGAACTGTCTAGTAAAGACGGATACTTTCGATCTGAGTGCGTATCGGGCAAAGCAGGGCGTTTCTCTCGAAGCTCATCCTGAGCATTGACGGCTGTGCTGAGTAACATTAAGGCAGCCATGAAAACAGTTTTCATAATTAATGATTTTTAGGCCGTGATGTTGTTCCCTCTTTATAGGGATGCTTGTAGGAGATAAATTACACAACGCGGGCATGGATTTTTTTTAGATTTGAGCAATAATGGTTTATCATAAAAACAATAAAAAAGCAGGGTAGGGATCCCTGCTTTTCAACGTGATATGTAAGGACTTTTATTGTCTCATTTTTTTATACATATTGATGAGTGCATTGGTGCTGCTATCATGACCTGTCACCTCTTCATCTCCCTGTAATTCGGGTAGAATTTTGTTTGCCAATTGTTTGCCTAATTCAACCCCCCATTGGTCAAAACTGAAAATATTAAAGATAATGCCTTGTACAAAGATTTTATGTTCGTAAAGCGCAATCAGTTGACCCAGTGTAAAGGGCGTGATTTTTTTAATTAGGAAAGAGTTGGTTGGTTTATTCCCTTCAAATACTTTGAATGGCGCCAATTTGGCAATAGCTTTACTGTCCAATCCTTGTTTTTTCAACTCGGCTTTTACTTCGGCCAATGTCTTACCATTCATTAAAGCTTCTGTCTGGGCAAAAAAGTTACTGAGTAGTTTGGCATGGTGGTCGCCAATGGGATTATGTGTTTGTGCCGGCGCTATGAAATCGCAAGGAATGAGTTCTGTGCCCTGATGAATGAGCTGATAAAAAGCATGTTGGCCATTAGTGCCGGGTTCTCCCCAGATGATTGGCCCTGTCTGGTAGGTAACTCTTTTGCCGTTTCTGTCTACACTCTTTCCATTACTTTCCATGTTGCCTTGTTGGAAGTAGGCCGCAAAGCGATGCAGGTATTGATCGTAAGGTAAAATCGCTTCGGACTGGGCACCCAGAAAAGTGGTGTTCCACAAGCCTACCAGTGCCATAATTACAGGGATGTTTTTTTCGAAAGATGTTTTTTTGAAATGTATATCCACATCGTGGGCACCTCTCAACAATTCCTCGAAGTTGTCATACCCGATGGTAAGCGCAATAGATAAGCCGATGGCGCTCCATAGTGAATAACGTCCGCCTACCCAATCCCAGAACTCAAACATGTTCTTGGTGTCGATACCAAATTCCTTTACGGCAGCAGCATTAGTACTGAGTGCCACAAAGTGCTTAGCAATATGTTTTTCTTCCTTTGCCTTTTTCAGGAACCATTCTCGAGCTGTATGGGCGTTGGTCATGGTTTCCTGAGTTGTAAAGGTTTTGGAAGCAACTAAAAATAGCGTGGTTTCGGGATTTACTTTTTTCAGTGTTTCTGCTATATGGGTACCATCGACGTTAGAAACGAAATAGGTTTCGATGCCCTTTATTTTGTAGGGTTTCAATGCCTCGGTTACCATCAGAGGTCCTAAATCGCTACCGCCG encodes the following:
- the fadF_1 gene encoding putative iron-sulfur-binding oxidoreductase FadF → MHILQQILFLLLVVTAVTLFTKKIRQIRKAIQLGVEEEIADNKAQRWRNVLLLAFGQKKMFRNPLVGVLHFLVYAGFIIINIEILEIILDGLLGTHRLFANSLGTLYLFLINAFEVLALLVIVACAIFLIRRNIIKLQRFISKELDGWPRSDANYILFTEIILMLLFLTMNSGDTLLQQRGISHYTEANTGNFIISQWLHPLLQSMSNSQLIGVERTCWWLHIIGIFAFLNYLPYSKHLHIILAFPNAYYARLTPLGKMENMPQVQQEVLYAMQPELAPTDATPPTRFGAKDVTDLSWKNILDAYSCTECGRCTAACPANITGKKLSPRKIMMDTRDRAEEIIQQKSKDEAWNGDGKSLLHNYITVEELRACTTCNACVQECPVSINPLDIILQLRRQLIMEESNAPQEWNAMFSNIENNFAPWKFSPEDRSKWMAES
- the pyrR_2 gene encoding Bifunctional protein pyrR, giving the protein MAKEKKYILSSDIVNRKLSRLALEIIEGNMGEKELVFVGIESTGVILAKRLQQLVEAQSVLKVELLTMSMNKQKPEEIVLSKELNFDNKVIVIIDDVTNTGKTLLYAMKPFLRFHPRAIQTLVLVERSYTQFPIRANYKGYSLATTFQEHITVEVEGDNITGVYLS
- the hddA gene encoding D-glycero-alpha-D-manno-heptose 7-phosphate kinase, translated to MIHRSKAPLRIGLAGGGTDVSPYCDEFGGAILNATISLNAYATIEEIEEHKIILEAFDRDEKEIFEWATMLPLNGHLDLLKGVYNRIQKDYPFEKKGIKLSTYVDAPAGSGLGTSSTLVVAIVGAFAEMLQLPLGEYDIAHYAYDIERKDLQLAGGRQDQYAATFGGVNFMEFYSDDKVIVNPLRIRQRYLDELENNLLLYYTSTSRESAKIIEEQSQNVVKRNQSSIEAMHQLKEQAQLMKEALLKGQLEQIGHILDIGFEQKRRMASGINNQLIDDIYYAAKSAGATGGKISGAGGGGFMIFYCPGNTKYKVIQALEQFGGKPHNYQFTKHGLKTWTV
- the pcm gene encoding Protein-L-isoaspartate O-methyltransferase produces the protein MRRSYEDTYRHKGLRKKLVEGIRSKGIKDENVLNAINTVPRHFFLDSAFDDVAYVDKAFPIGEGQTISQPYTVAYQSALLEVKKGEKVLEIGTGSAYQAVILAVLGAMVYTIERQKKLYDENKKFTYLKQFPTIKFFYGDGYEGLKAYAPFDKIIITAAAPEIPPKLLEQLKVGGKMVIPVDIGNVQQMRRITKLEDGIDIEYFDNFSFVPMLQGRNS
- the mshA_3 gene encoding D-inositol-3-phosphate glycosyltransferase, which encodes MYTLQLSFIFALYMAKIIIIGPAHPLRGGLATFNHRLAKEFIAMGHDCTIYSFSLQYPSLLFPGKTQYSDEPAPEGIPIKTVINSINPLNWLKVGRQLQKENADIIVVRYWLPFMGPALGTILRSAKKSGQAKIVCIADNIIPHEKRPGDTAFTKYFIKPVDGFITMSEKVMKDLRTFTTQAPAALVQHPLYDNFGAIISKETARLHLNLPQEANIVLFFGFIRKYKGLDLLLNAIALLKNQIPNLKLLIAGEFYEDEKPYSDLIQELQIQDIVILKSNFIADSEVKYYLCAADVLVQPYKNATQSGVTPLAYFFEKPMVVTNVGGLPDLVPHEKCGLIVQPEPQSIAEGIRRFYELGEKHFIPHLQNEKQKYGWGNIAEAIISKV
- the pgi gene encoding Glucose-6-phosphate isomerase, which gives rise to MTLPTINPTKTKAWKQLLKQAEEARHWNMRQLFAEDPDRARAFSLQHGDIYFDYSKNLITSKTLQTLLALAEQTHVADGIKAMFSGAAINQTENRSVLHVALRHFGKDPIKSNGKDVMPEVKAVLKKMKNFCQAVHSGKHVGYTGKKIKSIVNIGIGGSDLGPLMVTEALKPYKIKGIETYFVSNVDGTHIAETLKKVNPETTLFLVASKTFTTQETMTNAHTAREWFLKKAKEEKHIAKHFVALSTNAAAVKEFGIDTKNMFEFWDWVGGRYSLWSAIGLSIALTIGYDNFEELLRGAHDVDIHFKKTSFEKNIPVIMALVGLWNTTFLGAQSEAILPYDQYLHRFAAYFQQGNMESNGKSVDRNGKRVTYQTGPIIWGEPGTNGQHAFYQLIHQGTELIPCDFIAPAQTHNPIGDHHAKLLSNFFAQTEALMNGKTLAEVKAELKKQGLDSKAIAKLAPFKVFEGNKPTNSFLIKKITPFTLGQLIALYEHKIFVQGIIFNIFSFDQWGVELGKQLANKILPELQGDEEVTGHDSSTNALINMYKKMRQ